A region of Chloracidobacterium sp. DNA encodes the following proteins:
- a CDS encoding SRPBCC family protein → MAEYTFKADLTLDLPIDEVFAFFADAENLERITPAELGFHILTPTPFEIRQGTLIDYKLTLHGFPMKWRTEITRWEPPHLFEDTQLSGPYKQWIHQHRFTEIEIRKTLMQDEVRYRLPFEPLGDIANFLISRQVANIFEHRNKAVAEFLLPHK, encoded by the coding sequence ATGGCCGAATACACATTTAAAGCTGATCTCACGTTAGATCTGCCCATCGACGAAGTGTTTGCGTTCTTCGCCGACGCTGAAAATCTTGAACGCATCACGCCCGCCGAGCTTGGGTTTCACATCTTGACGCCGACCCCTTTTGAAATAAGACAAGGCACTCTGATCGATTACAAACTGACGCTGCACGGATTTCCGATGAAGTGGCGGACCGAGATCACGCGGTGGGAACCGCCGCACCTTTTTGAAGACACGCAGCTTTCCGGCCCTTACAAACAGTGGATACACCAACACCGCTTCACCGAGATCGAAATTAGAAAAACGCTGATGCAAGACGAAGTGCGTTACCGTCTGCCATTTGAGCCGCTAGGCGACATCGCAAATTTTCTCATCTCGCGCCAAGTCGCGAATATTTTCGAACATCGAAACAAGGCTGTCGCGGAGTTTCTTTTGCCTCATAAATAA